The DNA sequence CTAAAATTACTAAAAAGATAGCTAATCCAAGTGCTAAAGGCTCTAAGAACGGCATGTTGAAAACCGGCTCGCTAAAATATTCCGCCAGTTTATAAGAGAATCCAACCGGATCATTAAGTTTGATTAATCCTGAAATAATAAATAATATGCCGACAAACAGTCTGGAGAATTGGGTAATAACGTTTTTCATAATTTAGAATTTAGTTTAAAATTCCAAAAAGTAACCTTGGAATTTGGGATTTCATTTTTGAAATTTATTATTTCATTGGGTTCAAAATCAACGCAAAAATGGAATAATTAATCATGTCCTGATAATTGGCATCAATGCCTTCAGAGACTAAAGTTTTTCCTTTGTTGTCTTCGATTTGTTTTACACGGAGCAGTTTTTGCAGAATCAGATCGGTAAGCGAACTCACACGCATATCGCGCCATGCTTCGCCATAGTCATGATTTTTGGCTTCCATTAATTCCTTAGTAAGTTTAATTTTAGCGTCGTATAATTCGGTTGCTTTTTCTACGTCCAGATCAGGTTGGTCAACAACGCCTAATTCCAATTGAATCAAAGCCATAATCGAATAGTTAATGATTCCGATAAATTCGCCACTTTCATCCTCATCAACTTTGCGAATTTCGTTTTCCTGTAAACTTCTGATTCGTTGCGCTTTTATAAAAATCTGATCGGTTAGTGAAGGCAGTCTCAAAATACGCCAGGCACTGCCATAATCTTTCATTTTATTGATAAATAAAGTACGGCAAACCGTTACTACGCTATCATATTCTAAAGAAGTATTCTTCATTTATTGTTGTATATTTGCTTAATTTTTTTCCAAAAATAAGGATAATTTTTTGAAAGCCTGAGAGGTTTCAAGTTTAAAGTTTCATGTTTTACGTTCAAACTCGAAACTTGAAACAAAATGAACTTGAAACAAAATAAACCCAAACAAGATTGTAATGAATTGCAAAGGACAACTTATAGATTTGTCAGTTCCCAGAGTAATGGGAATTTTGAATTTGACGCCAAATTCTTTTTTTGATGGAGGAAAATACAATAATGAAGACAAGATCATCACAAGAGCAACTAATATACTAACCGAAGGGGCCGATTTTATTGATCTTGGAGGGTATTCCAGTAAGCCAAATGCAGAATTTGTATCGGAGCAGGAGGAAATTGACCGCGTTGTACCGGCTATAGAACTTATTTTAAAGCATTTTCCTGACGCTTTGTTGTCTGTTGATACTTTTAGAGCTGGAGTTGCTAAAGCAAGTATAGAAAGCGGTGCAGCTATTATAAATGATATTGCAGCAGGTGAGTTAGACGACAAAATGTTTGATGTGATTGCAAAATATAACGTACCCTATATTATGATGCACATGCGTGGCAATCCACAGACGATGCAAAGCATGACGCAGTATGACGATATTTTGAAAGAGATGTTGTTTTATTTTTCTGAAAAAGTACAAAAAGCGAGAAGCCTCGGAATTAATGATTTGATACTGGATCCCGGTTTTGGATTCGCGAAAACGACAGATCAGAATTTTGAAGTGATGCAAAAAATGGAACTTTTTAATCTTTTGGAATTACCTGTTTTGGCTGGTGTTTCCAGAAAATCTATGATTTATAAAACGCTCCACATAACGGCAGAGGAAGCTCTAAACGGTACCACAATTCTTAATACCATTGCTTTATCAAAAGGAGCTAAAATACTGCGCGTTCACGATGTAAAAGAAGCGGTTGAATGCGTTACTTTGTTTACTAAAATGAGTTTTAAACAAAATTAATGTAACATTCCGGTTTGTCATTTTAAATCTTACCATTATTTTAAATTATGAAATACTTTAGCTTACTCTTTGTAGTTCTGTTTTTCTCATGCGGGAAAAAAGAAGATGTTTTATTGCCAAAATCAAATGTAACGGTGGTTAAAAATGTAGAAGATCTTTCGCCAATCTACATTTTTTTTAAAACAGATGGCAAGGATACCATCGCTGAAGTAAATCGCAAAAACAGCATCATTTCAACCAATTGGATTTTCAATATTGACAAGCGCTTGCCGCTTAAATTGGTAATTCGCGAAGTAATGAAACTTCAGGAAAAGAAACGAGCCGAGAAAGCACACAAAAACGAAAAAGCAGAGAATTATTATTCGTATGCGGATTCTGTTGGAAAGAATTTAGCCTTTTTGCCTTTCACGAAAGTGCATTATAAAATGGAAATTGCCAATAACAGAAGTCAGCTGTATTTCAAGAAAAATGGAAGGATACAATACAGCGGAAGAAAAACGTATGATTTTCCTAAAAGTGATTTAAAACCGTTTTTGGATAGTTTAGTAATCAATCCTAAGGCTGAGATTAAATTTTCGTATGATAAAAATATGACGTACGGAGATTACATTCAATGTAAAATTCTTGTTGAAAAAATGATACAGGAAAAAATTGATTTTGTATTTATAAATACCGAAGAAGAATTTGTTTTCTAAATCTCCAACCTGAAACAAAGAAAACCTGAAACAAAGGAAACTTGAAACAAAGAAAACCTAAAACAAATCTTTTATTGATGATGATAAGGCTCATTTCTTAAAATCGTAAACCCACGATACAATTGCTCAATAAAAAACAAACGCACCATTTGGTGGGAAAAGGTCATTAAGGAAAGCGAAATTTTACCTTGCGCTTTGCTGTAAACCGTGTCCGAAAATCCGTAAGGACCTCCGATTACAAAAACAAGTGTTTTGATTCCGGAGTTCATTTTCTTTTGTAATTCTTCAGAAAAACCAACGCTGGAGAAGTTTTTCCCGTTTTCATCGAGTAGAATTAGCTGATCGGTTGGGGTTAATTTGGAAAGAATTAGCTCGCCTTCTTTTTCCTTTTGCTGACTCTCAGATAAATTTTTTACGTTTTTGATGTCGGGAATAATCTCTAAATCGAATTTGATATAAAATGACAAACGTTTGGTGTAATCGTCAATCAAAGTCTGAAGCGATTTATTGTCGGTTTTGCCTATGGCGATGAGTTTGATGTTCATGGTTTTTTAGTTTTTTGCCACAGATTAAAAGGATTCGGAAGGATTTTTCTCTAGTTTATTGTTTGCTTTTTTGCCGCGAATTTCACGAATTGGCACAAATTAATATATGAAAAAATGAGCTGATTTTTTTAATTTTTTTTGCCACAAATTTAAAAGATTCAAAAGGATTTTTTCTTTTTTTTAATCTGTGGGAATCTTTTTAATTTGTGGCAAAATTAATGCTATGGCTTCTTATTTTTAAAAACGGTTTCAAAATGTTCTACGACAGGAAACGGCTCGTAATAATGATGTAAAAGTTTCTTCCATTCTAAGTATGCGGCTGAAGTTCTGAAACCTACAGTATGATCTTCCAATGTATTCCAGTCTACTAGTAAAAGGTATTTGTTTTCTATCTCCAGACATTTTTCTAAGCGATGCCCTAAATAGCCTTCAATAGAAGAAATGTACTGACTTGCTTTTGTAAAATCGCTTTCAAATTGAGTTGCCAAATTTGGTTTTACGTAAAGATAGGCTGCTTCCAGAATCATATTTTATGTTGTAAAATTTAAACTACACCAAACAGGTTTTTAAAACCTGTTTGGTTTGATTTAAGTTAGTTTTTAGAAAATTGATTTTCAAAAGTTTTAAATCTGGCGTCCAGATCTTTCAATAGTTGTTTTTTTACAGAAGCATCCTGAATAAAGCTGTAATTGATGCTATTGTAAACATATTTTTTGATCGTTTCATAAGTCACATCAGGATATCTTTTTGCCAGTAGAACATATTGTTCGGTCATGTTGGTTCTTAGAATTCCGGCATCGTCAGTACTAATTACAATTGGGACATTAAATTCTTTATAAAGTGTAAACGGATGTCTGTTCTCTTTTACTTTTAAGATGAATTCGTTACTCGTTAAGTTGATCTCAATCGGAATATTGTTTTTGGCCATATAACGCAACAAGTCGTATGAGTTTGCTTCGTATGCAATATCTACTCCGTGTCCAATTCTATTGGCTCCGGCCGTATAAATGGCGGAGTTAATATGCCAGGTTAAATCCTCCGGTTGCACTAATCCAAGAGTTAATTCTCCTGCGTGGAGTGTGTACTTTACATCGTCAAATTTAGAATGGCAATATTTGAACATGACCATATGAAGCCAGTAATCGTTCATAGAATTTTCACCATGTTCAGGAGAAACAATGTTTACGCCTGCAACTAATTTGCTGTCGTTTGCTGAGATAAAAGCAATAACCAGATTTTTGAATAAATCTACCGGTTCCATAAAACGAAGTACAAAGTTCTGATAACGCATGGTAAAACGATCGTCATCAATTTTTAGTTCCTTATGTAGTTTTGCGACGAAGTTTGTATTGAAATCTTCGGCGTATTTTTTAGCATCTTTTTGTTGTAGTGATTTATACAGTTCATCTAAATACTTTAGAACTGCTTTCTCGTCTTTTTGTGCCGCAGCCTGACGGAGTTTGGTATTAAAATCGGCTAAATCAGCAACATTCATATCACAAGGTATCGTTGATAATTGCGTTTCGATATAACTTACATTTTCAGCAAGGGCTCGTTTTT is a window from the Flavobacterium cupriresistens genome containing:
- a CDS encoding DUF1599 domain-containing protein translates to MKNTSLEYDSVVTVCRTLFINKMKDYGSAWRILRLPSLTDQIFIKAQRIRSLQENEIRKVDEDESGEFIGIINYSIMALIQLELGVVDQPDLDVEKATELYDAKIKLTKELMEAKNHDYGEAWRDMRVSSLTDLILQKLLRVKQIEDNKGKTLVSEGIDANYQDMINYSIFALILNPMK
- the folP gene encoding dihydropteroate synthase, encoding MVMNCKGQLIDLSVPRVMGILNLTPNSFFDGGKYNNEDKIITRATNILTEGADFIDLGGYSSKPNAEFVSEQEEIDRVVPAIELILKHFPDALLSVDTFRAGVAKASIESGAAIINDIAAGELDDKMFDVIAKYNVPYIMMHMRGNPQTMQSMTQYDDILKEMLFYFSEKVQKARSLGINDLILDPGFGFAKTTDQNFEVMQKMELFNLLELPVLAGVSRKSMIYKTLHITAEEALNGTTILNTIALSKGAKILRVHDVKEAVECVTLFTKMSFKQN
- the rlmH gene encoding 23S rRNA (pseudouridine(1915)-N(3))-methyltransferase RlmH yields the protein MNIKLIAIGKTDNKSLQTLIDDYTKRLSFYIKFDLEIIPDIKNVKNLSESQQKEKEGELILSKLTPTDQLILLDENGKNFSSVGFSEELQKKMNSGIKTLVFVIGGPYGFSDTVYSKAQGKISLSLMTFSHQMVRLFFIEQLYRGFTILRNEPYHHQ
- a CDS encoding antibiotic biosynthesis monooxygenase family protein produces the protein MILEAAYLYVKPNLATQFESDFTKASQYISSIEGYLGHRLEKCLEIENKYLLLVDWNTLEDHTVGFRTSAAYLEWKKLLHHYYEPFPVVEHFETVFKNKKP
- a CDS encoding adenosine deaminase, producing the protein MTRIITLFCIFIAQIGFSQSAERYLEKIRNNEALSTAFFQQMPKGGDLHHHFSGSIYAEPLLERAISEDFYLNLETMAVSKTKPANGNWETFSSLKNKGKLDFYKQQVMQTWSAKDYNGVSVPSDDLFFDSFDKFYATIDGHFAEGMLELKKRALAENVSYIETQLSTIPCDMNVADLADFNTKLRQAAAQKDEKAVLKYLDELYKSLQQKDAKKYAEDFNTNFVAKLHKELKIDDDRFTMRYQNFVLRFMEPVDLFKNLVIAFISANDSKLVAGVNIVSPEHGENSMNDYWLHMVMFKYCHSKFDDVKYTLHAGELTLGLVQPEDLTWHINSAIYTAGANRIGHGVDIAYEANSYDLLRYMAKNNIPIEINLTSNEFILKVKENRHPFTLYKEFNVPIVISTDDAGILRTNMTEQYVLLAKRYPDVTYETIKKYVYNSINYSFIQDASVKKQLLKDLDARFKTFENQFSKN